The DNA segment CCAGGATTCAACACCGAGGCGATGTGGTAAGCCCCTTGCTGTTGATCGTCGCCATCGACGATCAAGACTCGCTGTGGATTGGTCAAGGGAAGCGTACAAACACGCGAATTGTCGATTGCGACCGCATCGTCAGGGATGGTCACTTCGATGGCATGCGTCCCCGGTTCGGTAACAAAGACCTGGAACTGGCGGACGACTTCTTCGCCTGCAGCCAAGCGATCAATGACGACGCCTGGCAATAAGTCGACCGTGCCGGAATAACGCCGCGAGGGGTCCGCTGTATTGGCCATCGCACCATAACGAATCACGCGTGCGGCGACGTTAACGTTGGAGACTTCGGTTTGGCTGTGATTCTGGATCGCGACCTGTACCACCACCGGGACGCCAGCCACCCAAACATCGGGCAACGGGCTGACGCGGGTGATCGCCAGATTAGGGGCCGGGTCGTCAACACAATCGATGCAGCGGAGGTCAATGTCTTCGGCGGCCAATCCTTGAAGGATTTCGGTCAGTCGTTCCGGGTTCTGCCAATTGCGTTCCCGAAAATCGCTGATCATGTAAACGACCGTTTCATCGGCCGGTGTGTTGGCAATCAGTTCCTGCCCCATTCTCAGTGCTGGAACCATGTCGATGCTAAGCGGGCTGACAGCCGTCGACATCAGTCGGTTGATCAATCGTGAATCCCCGGTGACGGTTTGCACCGCTAAATCTGCCACGCTATCGCCAGACACCTCTTGGTCGTCGGCAACCAGGGCGGCTCGACTGGCTCGCAGGACGGTCAGTTGTTGTTGTCCGTCGGCTTTGGCCAGCCCTTCGGTCAGCGACCGCAGCGTTTCCAAAGCCCGTTCGTAAGCGGGGCGGCCACTGCTGGCATCGGCCATCGAATAGCTGTCATCCAAAATGACCACATGATGGGACATGCGTCCGCCAACACTGCTTAGCAAGCGGCTGCCACCGACCCATCCGCACAACATGGCAATCAGGACAGCAGCGATCGCCGTACGAGCAAGCCACAGCAAAAATTGCCGCAGGATGATCCATTTTTTTTGCTTGCGATAACTGGCCAGCAAAAAATCCATCGCCGCCCATTGCTGTCGTCGATGCCGCAACATATTGATCAAATGGACCAATAGCGGGACGGCAACAAACAGGAATCCGAGCGTCAGGGCAGGGAAGAGAAATGTCATATAGGGCTTAGCCTCTCAACTTTGGCAGGCCCTTGCGGGCAGTGAGAAACTTCGCCAAAACGGCATCCAGGGGCTCGCTGGTACGGACCTGAAGATAGTCGATCATCAGGCGGCCACAGGCTCGACGCGTCTGTTCCAGGTAATCGTTAAGCGCTTCCATATAGCCTTCGCGAAGGGCTTTGGGATTGCAGTTCAGGAAGCTGGCAGATTCCAGGCCTTCAAATCGGGTGGCTCCGTCGAAGCGGAAATCGAGTTCGTCGTCATGCAGCACATGGATGATCGCGACGTCATGACCGCGGGCTCGCAAAATCCCCAGTCCTTTCATCAGGTCGTCGATGCCCAGCAGGTCCGACACGATTGTGACCAAACCTCGCCGCGGGATCGTTTGTGCGACTTGCCCTGCAACTTTGGTCAGGTCGGTTTCGTCACCGGTACCAACCTTATCCATCGCGGCGAGTAACCGGCCTAGCTGATGACGATTGCTCTTGGCGGGGATCGTGGTGCGGATTTCATTATCAAACGTGAACAATCCGGTCGCATCTTGTTGACGCAAAGCCAAGTAGGCAAGGCAAGCGGAAATCGAAGCGGCGAATTCAAATTTGTTTTCGGCACCCTGGCCGTAGTTCATGCTGGCCGAGCGATCGACCAACAGGTGCAGGCGAAGATTGGTTTCCTCTTCGTACTGTTTGATGTACAGCCGATCTTGGCGCGCGTAGACCTTCCAGTCGATGTGACGGATCTCATCGCCGGTGGCATATTGACGGTGCTGAAGGAATTCGACCGACTGGCCAAAATAAGGGCTGCGGTGCATCCCTGATAAAAAACCTTCGACGACTCGGCGCGCCGTCAATTCCAGACGCCGAATCCGTTGCGTCGCTTCAGGACGCAAAAATCTTTTGGAATCGGGCATCGCGTGTCAGTTCGTCTTCCGTCTGAGGAGTGGCATCGATGATTCTTTGAATCACATCGTCGCTGGAAATGCCTTCGCTTTCGGCTGCAAAATTGACGACCATTCGGTGACGTAGTACCGGCGGGGCAAGGGCCGCGATGTCTTCGACTTGGACATGGAAGCGGCCATCTAGCAAGGCCCTAGCTTTACCGCCCAGGATCAAGTACTGGACCGCTCGTGGACCCGCACCCCAGCCGACCAATTCATCGACGAACGCTGGGATGCCGGGGCTGCCGACTCGGGTTTGGCGAACCAGCGAAAGGGCAAAGCGGACCACATGGTCGCTGACCGGGACCCGCCTTACCAAATCTTGTAGGGCAATAATGTCTTCCCCCGACAGGATCGGTTTGACTTCGGCAACGGAGGAACCGGTCGTTCGTTTCGCGACTTCAAACTCTTCGTCAAACGTTGGATAGTCGACGAAGATTTTGAACATGAAGCGGTCTTGCTGAGCTTCCGGAAGGGGATAAGTCCCTTCTTGTTCGATTGGGTTTTGCGTTGCCAAAACGAAAAACGGATCGGGCAGAGGGTGTCGGATCCTCCCCACGGTGACCTGCCGTTCCTGCATCGCCTCCAGCAGGGCGGCTTGCGTTTTGGGGGGCGTTCGGTTGATTTCGTCCGCAAGCACCACGTTGGAAAATAGTGGCCCTTCCATAAACCGCATCTCACGATGACCCGTTGCCCGGTCCTCTTCGATGATCTCGGTTCCGGTGACGTCAGCAGGCATCAAGTCGGGCGTAAATTGGACTCGACTAAAGCGAAGTTCCAACGCCTTCGCCAACGTGCTAATCATCAGTGTTTTGGCTAATCCAGGAACGCCTTCCAGAAGGCAGTGCCCGCGACTGAACAAGCAGATCAACAATTCATCGATCACCTCATCCTGACCGACAATGATCTTTCCCAGTTGCTCACGAATTGCATTTCGGGCTTCATGAAGCTTACTGGCCTGAGAAGCATCCAGCGGCACGGCATCAGCGGTCATTCGATTCCTTTGCATGAAAAAGAACGTGTGCCGGAAACAAGGTTCGTTCCAGCACACGTTCACAGGATAACAACTATTGACCGGTGTTGCTACGCTTTGGGAGCCTTGCGAAGGTCCAACCATTCGCTGTGGAAAGCTCCGTCTTTATCGACGCGCTTGTAGGTGTGGGCTCCGAAGTAATCTCGCTGAGCCTGCAGCAGGTTCGCTGGCAGTCGAGCCAAGCGGTACCCATCATAATAATTGAGGGCCGTGCTGAAGGCGGGTACGGGAATCCCCAGAACGCTGGCTGCGGCGATCACTGCACGCCAACCTTCCTGCGCCGATTCGATGGCTTCTTGGAAGTAAGGGTAGAGAAGCAGGTTTTCTAGGTTCGGTTCGGCGTCAAAAGCTTCCTTAATGCGATCAAGGAACTGGGCGCGGATGATACATCCACCACGCCAGAGCAGTGCCGATTGGCCGTAATCAAGGTTCCAGTCATGCTCGGCCGAAGCGGCTTGAAGCTGCACAAAGCCCTGTGCATAACTGACGATCTTGGAAGCGTACAACGCGTGGCGAACCGCTTCGATGAACTGTTTGCGATCGCCGATCAATTGCTGAGCAACGGCCGACATTTCTTTGTTCGATCCTTCGCTAGGTCCGTTCAAGACCTTGCTGGCACGAACGCGAGCTTCTTTCTGAGCCGACAATCCGCGTGCGAAGACGGCGGTGGTGACCAAGGTGCTAGGGACTCCCAGGTCCAATGCCAGTTGGCTCATCCATTTTCCGGTCCCCTTAGCACCGGCAACGTCCAAGATCTGGTCGACAAGGTAAGCGTCGCCACCTTGGTCGTCTTTGGCGCTGAATATGTCTCGCGAAATTTCGATCAGGTAACTTTGTAGTTCCCCGCGATTCCAATCGTCGAAGACGTCATACAATTCGTCGTTGCTCAGTCCGCCCAGTTCTTTCAGCAACTGATAGGCTTCGCAGATCAACTGCATGTCGCCGTATTCGATCCCGTTGTGAACCATTTTGACGTAATGGCCAGCACCACGTGGACCCACCCATTCGCAGCATGGGATGTCGTCGTTTGGTCCGACCTTTGCCGAGATCGCTTGGAACATTTCTTTGATGTGAGGCCAAGCCGCTTTGCTTCCGCCGGGCATCAAGCTGGGGCCTTTTAGGGCTCCCTCTTCGCCACCGGAAACTCCGGCACCGACATACAACATGCCTGCTTCTTCGACCTTTTTGGTCCGGCGTTCGGTATCGACGTAGTAGGTGTTCCCACCATCGATAATGATGTCGCCCTCTTCGCACAGTGGCAGCAACTGGTCGATAATCGCATCGACGGCTGGGCCGGCTTTGACCAGCATCATCAATTTGCGAGGTCGCTTAACCGATTTGACGAAATCTTCGATGGAGTGGCAACCGACAAAGTTTTTCCCTTTGGCGCGACCTTCAATCAACGCGTCGACTTTTTCGGTGGTCCGGTTATAGACGGCCACTTTATAGCCGCGGCTTTCCACGTTCAACGCTAAGTTTTCGCCCATCACGGCCAGGCCAATCAGGCCAAAATCACAGTCACCCATCGTCACATGTTCCCATCAGTTATTGAAAAATTGCTTAGATCACGGCAACCGAAAGCGTCAACAGGCCTGTTCGGTTGCGATTGATTTTAACCGTCGACTCGCCACTTGGGCTGTTCCGGCAGGAAGCTGTCGAATTCCTTAATCAGTTTCTCTTGGTATTCACCGGCGAAGGTGCCGTTTAGGAAACGGTCGATCCCTTCATCGTGGAACCGTTGCCAGCTCGCTTCTTCTTCGCCTGGATTGATTGGGTAGAACAGGCAATCGTTTGCGATGGCCGCTTTG comes from the Roseimaritima multifibrata genome and includes:
- a CDS encoding AAA family ATPase yields the protein MTADAVPLDASQASKLHEARNAIREQLGKIIVGQDEVIDELLICLFSRGHCLLEGVPGLAKTLMISTLAKALELRFSRVQFTPDLMPADVTGTEIIEEDRATGHREMRFMEGPLFSNVVLADEINRTPPKTQAALLEAMQERQVTVGRIRHPLPDPFFVLATQNPIEQEGTYPLPEAQQDRFMFKIFVDYPTFDEEFEVAKRTTGSSVAEVKPILSGEDIIALQDLVRRVPVSDHVVRFALSLVRQTRVGSPGIPAFVDELVGWGAGPRAVQYLILGGKARALLDGRFHVQVEDIAALAPPVLRHRMVVNFAAESEGISSDDVIQRIIDATPQTEDELTRDARFQKIFAS
- the gnd gene encoding decarboxylating NADP(+)-dependent phosphogluconate dehydrogenase, which encodes MGDCDFGLIGLAVMGENLALNVESRGYKVAVYNRTTEKVDALIEGRAKGKNFVGCHSIEDFVKSVKRPRKLMMLVKAGPAVDAIIDQLLPLCEEGDIIIDGGNTYYVDTERRTKKVEEAGMLYVGAGVSGGEEGALKGPSLMPGGSKAAWPHIKEMFQAISAKVGPNDDIPCCEWVGPRGAGHYVKMVHNGIEYGDMQLICEAYQLLKELGGLSNDELYDVFDDWNRGELQSYLIEISRDIFSAKDDQGGDAYLVDQILDVAGAKGTGKWMSQLALDLGVPSTLVTTAVFARGLSAQKEARVRASKVLNGPSEGSNKEMSAVAQQLIGDRKQFIEAVRHALYASKIVSYAQGFVQLQAASAEHDWNLDYGQSALLWRGGCIIRAQFLDRIKEAFDAEPNLENLLLYPYFQEAIESAQEGWRAVIAAASVLGIPVPAFSTALNYYDGYRLARLPANLLQAQRDYFGAHTYKRVDKDGAFHSEWLDLRKAPKA
- a CDS encoding BatA domain-containing protein, yielding MTFLFPALTLGFLFVAVPLLVHLINMLRHRRQQWAAMDFLLASYRKQKKWIILRQFLLWLARTAIAAVLIAMLCGWVGGSRLLSSVGGRMSHHVVILDDSYSMADASSGRPAYERALETLRSLTEGLAKADGQQQLTVLRASRAALVADDQEVSGDSVADLAVQTVTGDSRLINRLMSTAVSPLSIDMVPALRMGQELIANTPADETVVYMISDFRERNWQNPERLTEILQGLAAEDIDLRCIDCVDDPAPNLAITRVSPLPDVWVAGVPVVVQVAIQNHSQTEVSNVNVAARVIRYGAMANTADPSRRYSGTVDLLPGVVIDRLAAGEEVVRQFQVFVTEPGTHAIEVTIPDDAVAIDNSRVCTLPLTNPQRVLIVDGDDQQQGAYHIASVLNPGSQVQTGAIPEIRPSSFLRSATLEDLLPYRAIYCVDPETISQNTAVVLQQYVSQGGGLAWFLGSNVQPEKLTEILLAEGRGLLPGALTESVPLPLDEQASSNIVMVGDHPLTAPLEPLGDAAFGRVGLTNSWGLDTEDPRLAGTNPPRRVLERQDGRPLAVQHTEGKGRVLTFLAGLDPKWSNWAGDPTFVVMLLRANAFMWSGKSEATSRWVDEPLEIEFSKERFGQMVQLLTAVQDPPRVPIEMQAVEQAGGLEITIDPRTAEIDGAADVAALLTPGITEAWLSPLDGPPQVVPYASVVRTEEGNLIRADRAQMQRDVQPAVLTFYDNKDIVQQSTGAGGSAISMLLLAILGTLLASEQALAYWASYHTPRGSGVRS
- a CDS encoding DUF58 domain-containing protein, encoding MRPEATQRIRRLELTARRVVEGFLSGMHRSPYFGQSVEFLQHRQYATGDEIRHIDWKVYARQDRLYIKQYEEETNLRLHLLVDRSASMNYGQGAENKFEFAASISACLAYLALRQQDATGLFTFDNEIRTTIPAKSNRHQLGRLLAAMDKVGTGDETDLTKVAGQVAQTIPRRGLVTIVSDLLGIDDLMKGLGILRARGHDVAIIHVLHDDELDFRFDGATRFEGLESASFLNCNPKALREGYMEALNDYLEQTRRACGRLMIDYLQVRTSEPLDAVLAKFLTARKGLPKLRG